A single Primulina eburnea isolate SZY01 chromosome 11, ASM2296580v1, whole genome shotgun sequence DNA region contains:
- the LOC140804504 gene encoding uncharacterized protein encodes MYKSKLQELCQRRSWNLPEYTTVKDGPDHVPRFKATAVVNGQRFETQAECKSAKDAQNSVAKMAYDHFNISTPPRVHVQRSPLADSPVIPSRVPVCSSPPVPVPEMQAVAPVPQLLQIPIPVSPHPLSLPLPPSGLLPPNNSSLTKSVHKDMLQPNFGDTTQPSMIYGTPIGSSGTLHIYKNRLQQYAQKKDLSLPVYTCESEGPPHARHFKSRVSFDGKSYETMEFFPTLKEAEHAAAKVACQMLQIDQIQEDGGLYKNLLQELAQKRGLLCPTYKTVRSGPPHRPIFLSIVEIGSSTFRGDEARSKKHAEMNAATVAYCALTETSLATECSMASSSMECVVSDNLIQSTLPTGTMKRDEFVANEETDINAKRVKCSSESETANLPDLLLPDVSFAQVEYQPVTDLVAGQHEAQVEYQPVTDLVAGQHEAQRAFCSKTVVFPRKSNFPIPDGAAVMSYSDDQWVAYKVEHKQEPST; translated from the exons ATGTACAAGAGTAAATTGCAGGAGCTTTGCCAGAGGAGGAGCTGGAACCTACCTGAGTACACCACCGTGAAAGACGGCCCAGATCACGTTCCCAGATTCAAAGCTACTGCTGTTGTTAACGGCCAAAGGTTCGAGACTCAGGCTGAATGCAAGTCTGCTAAGGACGCTCAAAATTCGGTGGCTAAAATGGCCTACGATCACTTCAATATTTCTACTCCTCCTCGTGTCCATGTCCAACGATCTCCGTTGGCTGATTCCCCGGTTATTCCTTCTCGGGTTCCTGTGTGTTCTTCCCCTCCCGTTCCTGTGCCCGAAATGCAGGCTGTTGCTCCGGTTCCTCAGCTGCTACAAATTCCTATTCCAGTTTCCCCGCATCCATTGTCACTCCCACTTCCGCCTTCCG GACTTTTGCCACCAAACAACAGTTCACTTACAAAATCTGTCCACAAGGACATGTTGCAGCCAAATTTTGGAGATACGACACAACCTTCTATGATTTACGGAACACCAATAGGTTCCAGTG GTACACTTCACATCTATAAGAATCGGTTGCAACAATACGCTCAGAAGAAGGATCTTAGCTTGCCTGTTTACACATGTGAATCTGAAGGTCCTCCGCATGCTCGCCACTTCAAGTCAAGAGTGTCGTTTGATGGAAAGTCATATGAAACGATGGAATTTTTTCCTACACTAAAGGAGGCTGAACATGCGGCTGCAAAGGTTGCTTGTCAGATGTTGCAAATTGACCAGATTCAAGAG GATGGAGGCTTGTACAAAAACCTACTACAGGAACTGGCACAAAAGAGAGGTCTTCTTTGTCCAACCTATAAAACTGTCAGATCAGGTCCACCTCACAGACCTATATTTTTGTCCATTGTGGAGATAGGAAGTAGTACATTTCGTGGGGATGAAGCCAGAAGCAAGAAGCATGCAGAGATGAATGCTGCCACAGTCGCTTACTGTGCTCTAACAGAGA CATCCCTTGCGACAGAATGCTCAATGGCGTCATCTAGCATGGAATGCGTTGTTTCTGATAATCTTATACAGAGTACATTGCCCACAGGAACAATGAAAAGGGATGAATTTGTGGCAAATGAAG AAACTGATATTAACGCCAAAAGAGTCAAATGTTCTTCTGAAAGCGAGACAGCCAATTTGCCGGATCTGCTCCTTCCCGACGTTTCATTTGCACAAGTAGAGTACCAACCTGTCACTGATCTTGTTGCTGGACAGCATGAAGCCCAAGTAGAGTACCAACCTGTTACTGATCTTGTTGCTGGACAGCATGAAGCCCAGCGTGCGTTTTGTAGCAAAACGGTGGTTTTTCCGCGCAAATCAAATTTTCCGATTCCGGACGGCGCCGCTGTGATGTCCTATAGCGATGACCAATGGGTTGCTTATAAAGTGGAGCATAAGCAGGAACCATCCACATAG
- the LOC140804685 gene encoding protein RRP6-like 2 — MEIDQPEEDDSGKHLALRSFTETKGLTTSIAKLSGSSRGVPSEKDFHFYNNFQEFKNPVEEIDGKLKCMLQKIGESENLCGKPIAFPGDKFDDDAAYDWLENTNDQIFGKIDAYLEEFKSLQNKTESRGLKGVLEVKVASKVKQKIPFHVPTTPRPQDEYKIVVDNSNQPFDHVSLQISDDGSRFIHPLEKLSVLDFIDTSDHNAEPVKPPPIENTPFNFVQEVKELKQLAIKLRNVKEFAVDLEHNQFRSFQGLTCLMQVSTRTEDFVIDTLKLHSQIGPHLREVFEDPSKRKVFHGADHDILWLQQDFGIYVCNMFDTGQASRILKLERFSLAYLLLSFCGVAANKEYQNADWRIRPLPNEMIKYAREDTHYLLYIYEIMRRKLLSSSAESESSDPPLVEVYKRSYDICIRLYEKELLTDSSYLHIYGVQDADFTAQQLAVVSGLNEWRDAVARAEDESTGYVLPNRTLFEIAKQMPLTSSNLRRLLKSKNTFIERNIDSMVSIIRQSIKKAPAFEVAVEYLKQRRLQAATKESGVVTPEEHKVLRTAENRFKEYNNSPNGTKSQNLLSSVKRKNEAQNVGSSKARIVTNLQAKATVQLVKKPLQAFGSLLGNSEKRQRVPDRRKHENSLREQIKSSSSGAVLGRNEPFLTDAKISAIMSETSSCKDTVAGPATRSDIVVLDDDSDAEESRKYEFKSPSSSYELASLEKSIADFAAELDADSDDDDFL; from the exons ATGGAAATCGATCAACCCGAAGAAGACGACTCAGGAAAGCATCTGGCGTTACGAAGCTTTACAGAAACGAAAGGGTTAACCACCTCGATAGCGAAGCTGTCAGGTTCATCTAGAGGGGTGCCCTCAGAAAAAGACTTCCATTTCTATAACAATTTTCAAGAATTCAAGAACCCAGTTGAAGAAATTGATGGAAAGTTGAAATGCATGCTACAAAAAATTGGGGAGTCAGAAAATTTATGCGGGAAGCCAATTGCTTTTCCTGGTGATAAATTTGATGACGATGCAGCGTACGATTGGCTGGAGAATACGAATGACCAGATTTTCGGCAAGATTGATGCGTACTTGGAGGAGTTTAAGAGTTTGCAGAATAAAACAGAAAGTAGGGGATTGAAGGGAGTTTTAGAAGTGAAGGTGGCATCGAAAGTTAAACAAAAAATTCCGTTTCATGTTCCCACGACACCGAGGCCGCAGGACGAGTATAAAATCGTGGTGGACAATTCGAACCAGCCATTTGACCATGTCTCGTTGCAGATAAGTGACGATGGGTCAAGGTTCATACATCCCTTG GAGAAGCTTTCTGTCCTCGACTTTATTGATACAAGTGATCACAATGCTGAGCCTGTAAAACCTCCTCCAATCGAAAATACTCCATTCAACTTTGTCCAAGAAGTAAAGGAACTGAAGCAGTTGGCCATTAAGCTGCGTAACGTCAAGGAATTTGCG GTTGATTTGGAACACAACCAATTTCGCTCTTTTCAAGGGCTAACCTGCCTGATGCAAGTATCTACAAGAACCGAGGATTTTGTCATCGATACCCTGAAACTTCACTCTCAAATTGGTCCACATCTCAGAGAAGTATTTGAGGATCCATCGAAAAGAAAG GTATTCCATGGAGCAGATCATGATATTTTGTGGCTTCAACAAGACTTCGGCATATATGTCTGTAATATGTTCGACACAGGACAG GCTTCAAGAATATTGAAATTGGAGAGGTTCAGCCTTGCATACCTGCTGCTTAGTTTTTGTGGAGTTGCAGCAAACAAAGA GTACCAGAATGCTGACTGGAGAATCCGCCCACTACCTAATGAGATGATCAA ATATGCCAGAGAAGACACACATTATTTGCTGTACATCTATGAAATAATGAGGAGAAAGTTGCTCTCATCGTCTGCTGAATCTGAAAGTTCTGATCCTCCACTTGTCGAG GTCTATAAACGTAGTTATGATATATGTATTCGACTTTATGAAAAAGAGCTTCTCACAGATAGTTCATACCTTCACATCTACGG GGTGCAGGATGCTGATTTCACTGCTCAGCAACTAGCGGTTGTTTCT GGACTTAATGAATGGAGGGATGCTGTAGCTCGTGCAGAAGACGAGAGTACTGGCTATGTTTTGCCTAATAGGACTCTTTTTGAAATTG CTAAACAGATGCCTCTCACCTCTAGTAATTTGCGACGATTGTTGAAATCCAAGAACACATTTATTGAAAGAAACATCGATTCAATGGTTAGCATTATAAGACAATCTATTAAAAAAGCTCCTGCATTTGAAGTGGCTGTTGAGTATCTGAAGCAAAGGCGTCTGCAAGCG GCAACAAAAGAATCTGGGGTTGTGACTCCTGAAGAACATAAAGTGTTAAGAACTGCTGAAAATAGGTTTAAAGAGTATAATAATTCACCTAATGGTACCAAGTCCCAGAACTTGCTGTCTTCTGTAAAACGCAAGAATGAGGCTCAAAATGTTGGAAGTTCCAAGGCTAGAATTGTCACAAACTTACAG GCTAAAGCAACTGTTCAGTTGGTAAAGAAACCACTTCAAGCTTTTGGATCATTGCTTGGAAATTCAGAAAAGAGGCAGCGTGTCCCTGATAGAAGA AAACATGAAAATAGCCTACGGGAGCAGATAAAATCATCCTCTAGCGGCGCAGTGTTGGGCAGGAATGAACCATTTCTCACAGATGCTAAAATATCTGCCATAATGTCAGAAACTTCAAGTTGCAAAGATACGGTTGCAGGGCCTGCTACACGTTCAGATATTGTTGTTTTAGATGATGATTCCGATGCGGAAGAATCAAGAAAATACGAGTTCAAAAGCCCCTCCTCCTCCTACGAGTTGGCTAGTCTAGAAAAAAGCATAGCAGATTTTGCTGCTGAACTTGATGCGGACAGTGACGACGATGATTTCCT GTGA
- the LOC140805184 gene encoding membrin-11-like, with the protein MEVEGGGGTLSELYSSSKRLLLRTRDALERLERLEYSSSSSSSSNAVIPGVSDDQSTVVRRDINQIQSLCSDMDRHWRSIAAKSQRDLWKRKVEQVSEEAESLRASLDKYLSRHQKRIQEAQERAELFGRANGDSHILRIFDEEAQASESVHRSSQLLEDTFATGVAILSKYSEQREHLKRAQRKALDVLNTLGLSNTLLRLIERRNRVDKWIKYAGMVFTVIVIFIFWRWTR; encoded by the exons ATGGAGGTGGAAGGCGGCGGCGGAACTCTATCGGAGCTGTACTCGAGCTCCAAGCGGCTGTTACTGAGGACGAGAGACGCCTTGGAGAGGCTCGAGCGTCTCGAGtactcatcatcatcttcttcGTCATCAAATGCTGTTATTCCCGGGGTATCTGATGATCAATCCACGGTGGTTCGGCGAGATATCAACCAGATCCAGTCTCTGTGTTCCGACATGGATCGACACTGGCGTTCCATCGCCGCCAAATCGCAGCGTGATCTCTGGAAAAG AAAAGTGGAACAAGTCAGTGAGGAGGCGGAGTCATTAAGAGCTAGTCTGGATAAATACTTATCACGGCATCAAAAGCGAATACAAGAGGCTCAAGAGAGGGCAGAATTATTTGGAAGAGCT AATGGAGATTCACATATATTGAGAATTTTTGACGAGGAAGCACAAGCGTCTGAGTCTGTCCATAGGTCATCCCAACTACTAGAGGATACTTTTGCAACTGGAGTTGCCATTCTGTCCAAGTATAGCGAGCAAAGGGAACACTTGAAG AGGGCTCAGAGGAAAGCATTGGATGTGCTCAACACTCTGGGGCTGTCAAATACCCTCCTAAGGCTGATTGAAAGGCGTAATCGCGTTGACAAATGGATCAAGTATGCAGGCATGGTTTTTACAGTCATtgtcatcttcattttctgGAGGTGGACGAGATGA
- the LOC140804686 gene encoding co-chaperone protein p23-2: MSRQPEVLWAQRSDKIYLTVSLPDAKDVSVKCEPEGVFTFSAVGVNGEPFLATLRLFENINPQGCKTKIGLRNILCSVQKEQKGWWKRLLKSEQKPPPYIKVDWNRWCDEDDEDSESNLASDEDFAYAGENDESSGDEGMLYLPDLEKARGN, from the exons ATGAG CCGGCAGCCGGAGGTTCTGTGGGCACAGCGGTCGGACAAAATATACCTGACCGTGTCACTGCCCGACGCTAAGGATGTTTCGGTCAAATGTGAACCTGAAGGCGTCTTTACTTTCTCTGCGGTTGGCGTCAATGGCGAACCCTTCCTGGCCACTCTCCGACTCTTTGAAAATATTAACCCCCAG GGATGTAAGACAAAAATTGGTTTGAGGAATATACTATGCTCTGTTCAGAAAGAGCAAAAAGGGTGGTGGAAAAGACTGTTAAAATCTGAACAAAAGCCTCCTCCATACATCAAAGTTGATTGGAATAGATGGTGTGACGAGGATGATGAAGATTCAGAGT CAAATCTGGCTTCTGATGAAGACTTTGCG TACGCTGGTGAAAATGATGAGAGCAGTGGTGATGAAGGAATGCTTT ATCTTCCTGATTTGGAGAAGGCGAGGGGaaactaa